The Oryctolagus cuniculus chromosome 5, mOryCun1.1, whole genome shotgun sequence genome includes a region encoding these proteins:
- the SH3BGRL2 gene encoding SH3 domain-binding glutamic acid-rich-like protein 2 isoform X8 has protein sequence MSPSPTGPGVVSAWFWAGGSIRDWKCQLPVQIKKKQQDVVRFLEANKIEFEEVDITMSEEQRQWMYKNVPPEKKPAQGNPLPPQIFNGDRYCGDYDSFFESKESNTVFSFLGLKPRLASKAES, from the exons ATGTCGCCGTCGCCGACGGGCCCAGGCGTGGTTTCCGCGTGGTTTTGGGCCGGAGGGAGCATCCGTGACTGGAAATGTCAACTTCCTGTGCAG ATAAAGAAGAAGCAGCAAGATGTGGTGAGATTTCTGGAAGCCAACAAGATAGAGTTTGAGGAGGTGGATATCACAATGTCAGAAGAGCAGAGGCAATGGATGTACAAAAACGTACCCCCGGAAAAGAAGCCCGCGCAGGGCAACCCGCTGCCCCCGCAGATATTTAACGGCGACCGATACTGTGGA GATTATGACAGTTTTTTTGAATCAAAGGAAAGCAACACAGTGTTTTCATTCTTAGGCCTGAAACCACGGTTGGCATCAAag gCAGAATCTTAG
- the SH3BGRL2 gene encoding SH3 domain-binding glutamic acid-rich-like protein 2 isoform X7, with amino-acid sequence MQPAQSRVSRVLGNAGEGVPVPGFAQSRVGHSIKKKQQDVVRFLEANKIEFEEVDITMSEEQRQWMYKNVPPEKKPAQGNPLPPQIFNGDRYCGDYDSFFESKESNTVFSFLGLKPRLASKAES; translated from the exons ATGCAGCCTGCGCAGAGCCGTGTCTCAAGAGTGCTGGGGAATGCAGGCGAAGGAGTCCCCGTGCCGGGCTTTGCCCAGTCCCGTGTTGGGCACTCA ATAAAGAAGAAGCAGCAAGATGTGGTGAGATTTCTGGAAGCCAACAAGATAGAGTTTGAGGAGGTGGATATCACAATGTCAGAAGAGCAGAGGCAATGGATGTACAAAAACGTACCCCCGGAAAAGAAGCCCGCGCAGGGCAACCCGCTGCCCCCGCAGATATTTAACGGCGACCGATACTGTGGA GATTATGACAGTTTTTTTGAATCAAAGGAAAGCAACACAGTGTTTTCATTCTTAGGCCTGAAACCACGGTTGGCATCAAag gCAGAATCTTAG
- the SH3BGRL2 gene encoding SH3 domain-binding glutamic acid-rich-like protein 2 isoform X6, with translation MSPSPTGPGVVSAWFWAGGSIRDWKCQLPVQIKKKQQDVVRFLEANKIEFEEVDITMSEEQRQWMYKNVPPEKKPAQGNPLPPQIFNGDRYCGDYDSFFESKESNTVFSFLGLKPRLASKCCSKGST, from the exons ATGTCGCCGTCGCCGACGGGCCCAGGCGTGGTTTCCGCGTGGTTTTGGGCCGGAGGGAGCATCCGTGACTGGAAATGTCAACTTCCTGTGCAG ATAAAGAAGAAGCAGCAAGATGTGGTGAGATTTCTGGAAGCCAACAAGATAGAGTTTGAGGAGGTGGATATCACAATGTCAGAAGAGCAGAGGCAATGGATGTACAAAAACGTACCCCCGGAAAAGAAGCCCGCGCAGGGCAACCCGCTGCCCCCGCAGATATTTAACGGCGACCGATACTGTGGA GATTATGACAGTTTTTTTGAATCAAAGGAAAGCAACACAGTGTTTTCATTCTTAGGCCTGAAACCACGGTTGGCATCAAag
- the SH3BGRL2 gene encoding SH3 domain-binding glutamic acid-rich-like protein 2 isoform X5 — translation MQPAQSRVSRVLGNAGEGVPVPGFAQSRVGHSIKKKQQDVVRFLEANKIEFEEVDITMSEEQRQWMYKNVPPEKKPAQGNPLPPQIFNGDRYCGDYDSFFESKESNTVFSFLGLKPRLASKCCSKGST, via the exons ATGCAGCCTGCGCAGAGCCGTGTCTCAAGAGTGCTGGGGAATGCAGGCGAAGGAGTCCCCGTGCCGGGCTTTGCCCAGTCCCGTGTTGGGCACTCA ATAAAGAAGAAGCAGCAAGATGTGGTGAGATTTCTGGAAGCCAACAAGATAGAGTTTGAGGAGGTGGATATCACAATGTCAGAAGAGCAGAGGCAATGGATGTACAAAAACGTACCCCCGGAAAAGAAGCCCGCGCAGGGCAACCCGCTGCCCCCGCAGATATTTAACGGCGACCGATACTGTGGA GATTATGACAGTTTTTTTGAATCAAAGGAAAGCAACACAGTGTTTTCATTCTTAGGCCTGAAACCACGGTTGGCATCAAag
- the SH3BGRL2 gene encoding SH3 domain-binding glutamic acid-rich-like protein 2 isoform X2 produces the protein MSPSPTGPGVVSAWFWAGGSIRDWKCQLPVQIKKKQQDVVRFLEANKIEFEEVDITMSEEQRQWMYKNVPPEKKPAQGNPLPPQIFNGDRYCGKSERRDTERSSIQWFTPAMLATARHKSRARSSHFIFHRGGRNQSAGATLCCLPRIMTVFLNQRKATQCFHS, from the exons ATGTCGCCGTCGCCGACGGGCCCAGGCGTGGTTTCCGCGTGGTTTTGGGCCGGAGGGAGCATCCGTGACTGGAAATGTCAACTTCCTGTGCAG ATAAAGAAGAAGCAGCAAGATGTGGTGAGATTTCTGGAAGCCAACAAGATAGAGTTTGAGGAGGTGGATATCACAATGTCAGAAGAGCAGAGGCAATGGATGTACAAAAACGTACCCCCGGAAAAGAAGCCCGCGCAGGGCAACCCGCTGCCCCCGCAGATATTTAACGGCGACCGATACTGTGGA aagtcagagagaagagatacagagagatcttccattcagtggttcactcctgcaatgctagcaacagccagacataagtcaagagccagaagttCCCACTTCAtcttccacagaggtggcaggaaccaaagtgctggagccaccctctgctgtcttcctag GATTATGACAGTTTTTTTGAATCAAAGGAAAGCAACACAGTGTTTTCATTCTTAG
- the SH3BGRL2 gene encoding SH3 domain-binding glutamic acid-rich-like protein 2 isoform X1: MQPAQSRVSRVLGNAGEGVPVPGFAQSRVGHSIKKKQQDVVRFLEANKIEFEEVDITMSEEQRQWMYKNVPPEKKPAQGNPLPPQIFNGDRYCGKSERRDTERSSIQWFTPAMLATARHKSRARSSHFIFHRGGRNQSAGATLCCLPRIMTVFLNQRKATQCFHS, from the exons ATGCAGCCTGCGCAGAGCCGTGTCTCAAGAGTGCTGGGGAATGCAGGCGAAGGAGTCCCCGTGCCGGGCTTTGCCCAGTCCCGTGTTGGGCACTCA ATAAAGAAGAAGCAGCAAGATGTGGTGAGATTTCTGGAAGCCAACAAGATAGAGTTTGAGGAGGTGGATATCACAATGTCAGAAGAGCAGAGGCAATGGATGTACAAAAACGTACCCCCGGAAAAGAAGCCCGCGCAGGGCAACCCGCTGCCCCCGCAGATATTTAACGGCGACCGATACTGTGGA aagtcagagagaagagatacagagagatcttccattcagtggttcactcctgcaatgctagcaacagccagacataagtcaagagccagaagttCCCACTTCAtcttccacagaggtggcaggaaccaaagtgctggagccaccctctgctgtcttcctag GATTATGACAGTTTTTTTGAATCAAAGGAAAGCAACACAGTGTTTTCATTCTTAG
- the SH3BGRL2 gene encoding SH3 domain-binding glutamic acid-rich-like protein 2 isoform X3, producing MVIRVFIASSSGFVAIKKKQQDVVRFLEANKIEFEEVDITMSEEQRQWMYKNVPPEKKPAQGNPLPPQIFNGDRYCGKSERRDTERSSIQWFTPAMLATARHKSRARSSHFIFHRGGRNQSAGATLCCLPRIMTVFLNQRKATQCFHS from the exons ATAAAGAAGAAGCAGCAAGATGTGGTGAGATTTCTGGAAGCCAACAAGATAGAGTTTGAGGAGGTGGATATCACAATGTCAGAAGAGCAGAGGCAATGGATGTACAAAAACGTACCCCCGGAAAAGAAGCCCGCGCAGGGCAACCCGCTGCCCCCGCAGATATTTAACGGCGACCGATACTGTGGA aagtcagagagaagagatacagagagatcttccattcagtggttcactcctgcaatgctagcaacagccagacataagtcaagagccagaagttCCCACTTCAtcttccacagaggtggcaggaaccaaagtgctggagccaccctctgctgtcttcctag GATTATGACAGTTTTTTTGAATCAAAGGAAAGCAACACAGTGTTTTCATTCTTAG